A region from the Bacilli bacterium PM5-9 genome encodes:
- a CDS encoding DNA-binding response OmpR family regulator (product_source=COG0745; cath_funfam=1.10.10.10,3.40.50.2300; cog=COG0745; pfam=PF00072,PF00486; smart=SM00862; superfamily=46894) produces the protein MKKILFIDDDKKYSLIIKEVLEKNDFIVDLAHTSFDGIELAKSNIYDVYIIDLYLDQFQGTQVCEIIKIDNPDAIVIYVSNSTESNDELKCLRTGGADFVSKESSIEVFIERIRKALIEKNKLQSKKIIKSETENIEIDRIKGIVFKDNELVHLTSTEFRILILLLENKNEPVSRDEIIEDVWGIPYCEAEIEPRTIDTHVKNIKRKLKTKSIISVRGVGYRWYER, from the coding sequence ATGAAAAAAATATTATTTATTGATGATGATAAAAAATATTCATTAATTATTAAGGAAGTCTTAGAAAAAAATGATTTTATAGTGGATTTAGCGCATACTAGTTTTGATGGAATTGAGTTAGCAAAAAGTAATATTTACGATGTCTATATAATTGATTTATATTTAGATCAATTTCAAGGAACACAAGTATGTGAAATAATTAAAATTGATAATCCAGATGCTATTGTAATCTATGTCTCTAATTCTACGGAATCTAATGATGAATTAAAATGTCTAAGAACAGGTGGTGCAGATTTTGTATCAAAAGAATCCTCTATTGAGGTATTCATTGAACGAATAAGAAAAGCACTTATAGAAAAAAATAAACTTCAATCAAAGAAGATTATAAAAAGTGAAACAGAGAATATTGAAATTGATAGAATAAAAGGAATTGTATTTAAAGATAATGAGCTTGTTCATCTGACGAGCACTGAATTTAGAATACTTATTTTATTACTTGAAAACAAGAATGAACCAGTTTCACGTGATGAGATCATTGAAGATGTTTGGGGAATACCATATTGTGAAGCGGAAATTGAGCCAAGAACTATAGATACACATGTTAAAAATATAAAAAGAAAACTTAAAACAAAGTCAATAATATCAGTTAGGGGAGTAGGTTATCGTTGGTATGAAAGATAA
- a CDS encoding hypothetical protein (product_source=Hypo-rule applied; cath_funfam=2.40.50.140; superfamily=51126): MKRILKILTIVSFIFGLLINIDNDIKAASITYVSNIGDDTLGNGTTSNPYATVSKAVSETDDGGEIIIKSDLLVTKSARFYDKSLTIKSDNSGPYTLSRGTGFEGLSDNYRSWYNPAMFEMGITNGLSYELVIDNVIIDEQGLHEGTVFKQNGDKNYNANLDIYHDSVIASYSPTGTITLKNSKILNYGGYSAILSKSAKVNVKNSVIEDTLPATSFDNRGVGAILIQQSGSLNFAADSKIANLVSSTNKNVRAIYVEHNSNAIISGEISNNGSSNNKANMIVISKSTATIEETSIIKNNNTWAGTVYVVNGANVIVKGKIQNNKSIDRGGGLYIVTNGAASHATLENTGEISGNSSTRTGGGVELQQGTSSFTMNGGKIINNTAISGGGAIAIGKGNAKFIMNGGEISGNTSIGKVGGVYLYSEKVNVNINSGSILNNKANGKATDVGIEKATIVNHGDMIDHHVKVNKNAVIDTGVYMLQEDKYVSHNLQNDYLMLGNLHKDTKTLLIDELNSKTEITKDEVKVASLPAIYTLWVKAGSKNVTSFDLSLPSAADPSLAYYVAIIPTDATGVAISGSKVEYYKAKLENGKVLVKFNSSNTNGYGVALTQAKDIPVTDENGGTKDEPKVPDVPKKPDVPDAPDTGNNLLTYSLMSMAVALLVSTYMFRRIKL, encoded by the coding sequence ATGAAAAGAATTTTAAAAATACTAACTATTGTATCTTTTATTTTTGGATTATTAATTAATATTGATAATGATATAAAAGCAGCAAGCATTACTTATGTTTCAAATATTGGTGATGATACATTAGGTAATGGGACAACAAGTAATCCATATGCTACTGTTTCAAAAGCTGTTAGTGAAACAGATGATGGTGGGGAAATTATTATAAAGTCAGATCTTTTAGTAACTAAATCAGCAAGATTTTATGATAAAAGTTTAACAATTAAAAGTGATAATTCAGGCCCATATACTTTAAGTCGTGGAACTGGATTTGAAGGTTTAAGTGATAATTATCGCTCATGGTATAATCCAGCAATGTTTGAAATGGGAATTACTAATGGATTAAGTTATGAGTTGGTTATTGATAATGTAATAATAGATGAACAAGGATTACATGAAGGAACTGTGTTTAAACAAAATGGTGATAAAAATTATAATGCAAACCTTGATATTTATCATGATAGTGTTATTGCCTCATATTCTCCAACAGGGACAATTACTTTAAAAAATAGTAAAATACTAAATTATGGTGGATATAGTGCAATTCTTTCTAAAAGTGCTAAAGTAAATGTAAAAAATAGTGTTATTGAGGACACATTACCAGCTACTAGTTTTGATAATAGAGGTGTTGGTGCTATTTTAATCCAACAATCAGGAAGCTTAAATTTTGCAGCTGACTCTAAAATTGCTAATTTAGTAAGTTCTACTAATAAAAATGTTAGAGCTATTTATGTAGAACATAATTCAAATGCAATAATTAGTGGTGAAATTAGTAATAATGGTAGTTCAAATAATAAAGCAAATATGATTGTGATTTCAAAATCAACAGCGACTATTGAAGAAACGAGCATTATAAAAAACAATAATACTTGGGCAGGTACTGTTTATGTAGTAAATGGTGCAAATGTTATTGTTAAAGGTAAGATTCAAAATAATAAAAGTATTGATAGAGGTGGAGGTTTATATATTGTAACTAATGGAGCAGCCTCACATGCTACTTTAGAAAATACGGGTGAAATTTCTGGAAACAGTTCAACTAGAACTGGTGGTGGAGTTGAACTCCAACAAGGAACATCATCATTTACTATGAATGGTGGAAAAATAATTAATAATACTGCAATTAGTGGTGGTGGTGCAATTGCTATTGGAAAGGGAAATGCCAAGTTTATCATGAATGGTGGAGAGATAAGTGGCAATACTTCAATAGGAAAAGTAGGTGGAGTGTATCTATATTCTGAAAAAGTAAATGTTAATATTAATTCTGGAAGCATTTTAAACAACAAAGCTAATGGTAAGGCTACAGATGTAGGTATTGAAAAAGCGACAATTGTTAATCATGGTGATATGATTGATCATCATGTTAAAGTAAATAAAAATGCAGTTATTGATACAGGAGTTTATATGCTTCAAGAGGATAAATATGTTTCTCATAATCTTCAAAATGATTATTTAATGTTAGGAAACTTACATAAAGATACCAAAACATTACTTATTGATGAATTAAACAGTAAAACAGAAATAACTAAAGATGAAGTTAAAGTAGCTTCATTGCCAGCTATATATACATTATGGGTTAAGGCTGGTTCAAAAAATGTAACATCTTTTGATTTATCATTGCCTAGTGCTGCTGATCCGAGTTTAGCATATTATGTTGCTATTATTCCAACTGATGCAACTGGAGTAGCAATCAGTGGTTCTAAAGTAGAATACTATAAAGCAAAACTTGAAAATGGAAAAGTGCTTGTTAAGTTTAATTCAAGCAATACTAATGGTTATGGTGTGGCTTTAACACAAGCCAAAGATATACCAGTGACTGATGAAAATGGTGGTACAAAAGATGAACCAAAAGTTCCTGATGTGCCAAAGAAACCAGATGTACCTGATGCACCAGATACAGGAAATAATTTACTTACATATTCATTAATGAGTATGGCTGTTGCATTATTAGTTTCTACATATATGTTTAGAAGAATTAAATTGTAA
- a CDS encoding signal transduction histidine kinase (product_source=COG0642; cath_funfam=1.10.287.130,3.30.565.10; cog=COG0642; pfam=PF02518; smart=SM00387; superfamily=103190,47384,55874; transmembrane_helix_parts=Outside_1_9,TMhelix_10_32,Inside_33_141,TMhelix_142_164,Outside_165_447), giving the protein MKDKLSKSWRIIFAIIIAIYIIVVIFFAYSIVNIPKNYSQVQTSQTNKVKSELENAIDLNQQNFFRDLEDKYAIEFVVMDNNKNIIYSTIPITKNTDFKNSLSENAVSYEEYYEYKNNNSVYSVWLLEYYLSPQSTFDAWSFSLFISVAVLVSLNFIVVVILFSKFIKPLERLRDNIYKLSQYQLNLIDTNNKTEYDQISKKLVHFAKDLEGYIDNSTIEYTTLEKNLQIQNEKLEYKNKLVASMTHDLKGAVNIIALQTDTMLETTSNNTIKDINKSSKKLITDINEISNIIYKDEYSMDLIEIDVTNVVLNILEKYTIQLERKNIDVEVIADDIIKVKTNKYSIVQIIDNAISNIVMYAKENSDAVIELDLNHNRLNLSFYNESNEFSEVELKSVFKLFFRRSNDKLGTGTGLYTVKRLVEELQGTVNFINKDKGVELQIEVVVE; this is encoded by the coding sequence ATGAAAGATAAGCTATCAAAATCTTGGAGAATAATTTTTGCAATTATTATTGCTATTTACATTATAGTAGTAATATTTTTTGCATATTCGATTGTAAATATTCCGAAAAATTATTCGCAAGTTCAGACATCTCAAACAAATAAAGTGAAAAGTGAGTTAGAAAATGCAATTGATTTAAACCAACAGAATTTTTTTAGGGATTTAGAAGATAAATATGCAATTGAATTTGTTGTAATGGATAATAATAAAAATATTATTTATTCAACAATACCAATCACAAAAAATACAGATTTTAAAAACTCTTTAAGTGAAAATGCTGTATCTTATGAAGAATATTACGAATATAAAAATAATAATAGTGTTTATTCTGTTTGGCTATTAGAATATTATTTGTCTCCACAGTCAACATTTGATGCTTGGTCGTTTTCGCTATTTATTTCAGTTGCTGTTTTAGTGAGTTTAAATTTTATTGTGGTTGTTATTTTATTTTCGAAATTTATTAAGCCATTAGAAAGATTAAGAGATAACATTTATAAATTATCGCAATATCAATTAAATTTAATTGATACAAACAATAAAACAGAATATGATCAAATATCAAAAAAATTAGTTCACTTTGCAAAAGATTTAGAAGGATATATTGATAATTCAACAATTGAATATACAACTTTAGAAAAGAATTTGCAAATTCAAAACGAAAAACTAGAATATAAAAATAAATTAGTTGCATCTATGACACATGACTTAAAAGGCGCAGTAAATATTATTGCTTTGCAAACAGACACAATGTTAGAAACTACTAGTAATAATACAATAAAAGATATTAATAAATCTTCTAAAAAATTAATAACAGATATTAACGAAATAAGTAATATAATTTATAAAGATGAATACAGTATGGATTTAATAGAAATTGATGTTACTAATGTAGTTTTAAATATTTTAGAAAAATATACTATTCAATTAGAACGAAAAAATATTGATGTAGAGGTTATTGCTGATGATATTATTAAAGTTAAAACTAATAAATATTCGATAGTTCAAATTATTGATAATGCTATTTCTAATATTGTAATGTATGCAAAAGAAAATAGTGATGCAGTAATAGAATTAGATTTAAATCATAATAGACTTAATTTAAGTTTTTATAATGAAAGTAATGAATTTAGTGAAGTTGAATTAAAAAGTGTTTTTAAATTATTTTTTAGACGCTCAAACGACAAGCTTGGGACAGGGACAGGTCTTTATACGGTTAAAAGATTAGTTGAAGAGCTTCAAGGAACTGTTAATTTTATTAATAAAGATAAAGGTGTCGAATTACAAATTGAAGTGGTGGTAGAATGA
- a CDS encoding hypothetical protein (product_source=Hypo-rule applied; superfamily=52833), with protein sequence MKIKFISIVMCLVVFVVNFNEIDAKNYTTYNGVSVININVDETAMTAGKIYDIGFDWKIDTTPALLKKDDKIVIDHNLGELFNVASYDQWSDLDV encoded by the coding sequence ATGAAAATAAAATTTATTTCTATTGTGATGTGCTTAGTTGTTTTTGTTGTGAACTTTAATGAAATTGATGCAAAAAATTATACGACATATAATGGAGTTAGTGTTATAAATATCAATGTTGATGAAACAGCAATGACTGCTGGGAAAATATATGATATAGGATTTGATTGGAAAATAGATACAACACCAGCACTTCTAAAAAAAGATGATAAAATAGTTATAGATCATAATTTAGGCGAACTATTTAATGTTGCTTCATATGATCAATGGAGTGATTTGGATGTTT